The stretch of DNA CTATCAGTTAACCCAAAAAAGGggcttaaataaataaacaaactatGTATTAAGACCTTTACTAATTAATCTAGtaatcttctctattttttCCTCTCTTTTACTCCCTACTGTTTTTTCCCCTTATTTTTGGTTGCAAGTATAAAGTAGAGACTAGAGCAAATTAGATAGAGGATTGATAATTTCGTTAATTTACTATGTTGAAAATTTCATGGCCATGTCTTGGTCCAAGATTGTCTCAATTTTTTTGGTGGTCCATCACTGCAGGTAGAAGACATGTTAAAAAGAAGTTTTGCTGAATTTCACGCTCAAAAGAAACTACCAGAACAGCAACAACTTCTAATGCGAAAGCTTGCTCAGCCTACCAAAGCAATAgagtaagtcaaatacagtagTTATTGCTATGTGTGTTGAATAATTAACGGATTAGGTGTCATTTGCAACTCTAGAGTTATTAGTCCTATCTGCAACTTTTATTAGGGTTGTGCGTCTCAAATGCAAACATTATAGTTGATTTCTTATATGGTGATTTGGAAAAAAATGTTTTTGAGTCATTTATTGCTGACTTTATGCCATACCTACAAGTGATTTGTGAAGATAAAGTGATTTATTATGTTTTAGAACTACTCTATGTTTATGGTATTATTATATACAAGTTATGCAAGCAATTCATCTGAGGTTGGGAGTAATGAGtacaaatgaataaaaataggaacagaaatataatataaaaattaatatgagCTATGCATTGAAATGGCCTTTTTATTCATTTTGGGCAGAATAGCCATTTTACGAAAATGATAGAAAAgtcataaaaaagaaataatttactCTCTAATCATAGAAAAGATAGAAATGAATTAATTCCATTCCTTTCCCGTCAATGAAATGCTTCATTTTGGACTTTCAAGTGCCAATTTAATGTGGACCATGTACTAAATTATTAGGTCAATTATACATTATCATACTGGCAAGATTATAATTTGTGCAAAATGGgcaaattttattttgttgatgGGTTGTGAACCATGGTTGTTTGACTGTAGATGCATAAAATGTGAATCGGCCATTGAGGAATATTATGAGATGTACTCAGAAGCTGAGAGTTACGACCAAAAAATATCAGATGCTGTCATGCAAAATACCAATGCCCAACAATTTCTTACTCCTGGAAGAGTGGTAGTCGTGAAATCCCAATCAGTGAGTCCCTTTACATGTTTTCCCTCTATTCTGGTCGTATTCTGTAGTGTTGCAATAAAGTGAGAGGCACCactattattttttacattaaatGTTGAACAATTCCACGTCCTCCCTGCCAGGGATAGCTGAAGCAAATTGGTGTAAATTTATACCGCCATCATTGttgatgcttttttttttttttttaaatttctattttgttgtggTGCTAAATCTCTATTCTGTCATAATGGCAGGCTCAGGATCACTTGCTCGGGGTCGTCATAAAAGCACCTTCCAATTACAACAAACAGCACATTGTTTTAGTACTGAGACCTGACTTGCCATATATTACTCCCTCGGTCAGTGGTGATTTAAAAGATACAAAAAGTGGTGGTTATTATGTGCTAAAACCAAAACGCGCTCAGGAAGAAGAGTATTTTTCTTCTGCCACATCTCGCAAAGGATCAGGCGCTATTAAAATAAAGCTACCATACAGTGGTGTTGCAGCTGGTATGGGTTATGAGGTTCGAGCCATTGATATCAATGAGTTCTTATGCCTATGTAATAGCAAAATAAAGATCGACCAGGTCCGGCTTCTTGAAGATGCTAGCACTACTGCTTACTCCAATACAGTTCAACAGCTGTTGGATAAAAAATCTGATGGCAAATATCCTCCAGCATTAGATCCAGTGAAAGGTATGTCTTGTTGAAGACTAGAATAAGTAAGAAATTATTGTGGAATGAAATTACTCATTTGGTTTAACACTTCGTTATTTTGGTCTTTTAGTTTATTAGAATTGGAGAAACGTTTTAAGTTTGGGATTTTACTCACAATGTAACCTGACCTTTACGTTATTAATACCATTCAGATTTGAAGTTGAAAGACATGGATCTTATCCAAGCATATCACAAATGGACAAATCTACTGCAAAAGATGGCAAAGAATAAGTGTCATGGGTGTATAAAATTGCAGGAGCACATTAAGTTAGCAAGAGAGATAAAGAAACACAAGGAGGAAGTTAAAGCACTGAAGTATGAGATGTCAGATGAAGCACTTCAACAAATGCCAGATTTCCAGGGCCGGGTTCGTCTACATTTTTTTGCATTATCTGATTTCTTGTAGATGCTTTATGTTTAATGAATAAGGAATCCATTTAAATAAGTCATTTGTGTTTTTTCAGATAGACGTACTGAAGGAAATTGGCTGTATTGACGCCGACCTTGTAGTTCAAATAAAAGGTCGTGTTGCATGTGAGATGAATTCGGGGGAGGAGTTAATAGctacagagtgtttattcgatAATCAATTAGATGACCTCGAACCAGAAGAAGCAGTGGCATTAATGTCAGCCTTTGTTTTTCAGCAGAAGAATGCATCCGACCCTTCTCTCACTCCCAAGCTGTCTCAGGCCAAACAAAGGTCATGCTTCCCTTACTTTTTTTACTCTTTGACGTGCACATCTATATTGGTGCCTGAAAGTTTCGATTAAATGTGAATCATGAATATTGGTAAATATGATTGTTTGCCAATAAACCTGGATTATCAGACCGTGCTGCCATTTATGATTTTAGTATTGCTGAGTGAAGTTGCagttttttttaggaaaatcCTCGCTATTATAGTAAACAGTATATGAGAAATGGGGTAATTTGTTTGGGCATGTATATCAGTAGTTAAATGgctgtatatatataatgattcTAGGATGATGATTTTCTACTAAAGATAAGATAATGGTATTTGTAACTGGAATGGTATGCCTTTATAATTTGCGAGAACGTGTGGGTTTTATCTTGTATATTAAGATCTAACTTGAGTTTTTTGTTTACTCCAGATTGTACAATACCGCGATACAACTTGGTGAGCTCCAAGCTGGGTTTAAACTTCAGATAAATCCTGAAGAGTATGCCAGAGAAAATCTCAAATTCGGCCTTGTAGAAGTAGTTTACGAATGGGCAAAGGTTAGCAcattgccattttttttttacttgacCATACCTCTTCTATAATGTTTCATTAATCACTGTTTCTTTATTGTGGCAGGGCACTCCCTTTGCAGAAATCTGCGAACTTACAGATGTTCCTGAAGGTATGATTGTGCGGACCATCGTTAGGCTGGATGAAACATGTCGTGAATTCAAAAATGCCGCGTCAATTATGGGTAATTCTGCACTATACAAGAAAATGGAAACTGCTTCTAACGCCATAAAACGAGACATTGTATTTGCAGCTAGCTTGTATGTCACTGGGGTATAACTTTGAATGTCAACTTAAGGTATATAATTTTAGTATTATACCTTATCGAAATTATTCTCAGTGCACTGAAGCAATTTCTGGAGATTTTATCAAATCTCCATCTTCTTTGTATACTAATTTCTTTCTGTTCTCTAGTCTAGATTAGAGTAGGCTCATTTGTGATTGTAACAGTCCATTGATCCCCTGCTTGTTAGCACAGGGGATGATGGTTATCAATGCTACCACAATTTTTTGTACCATTTTTACGCATTTCAATTAAAGAGCAGAGTagctggcttatttattaaataaatatataagagCAACTGTGTATATAGTTTTCAGTTTCTATAAGATAAATTTAATATACTTTTCCTTATTAAAACTTCTACTTCTTAAGAAGAGTTATTAAATAAGAAAGTGCAATTCCCTATAGTTACTTACCTAGGGCCGTTTGGTATGCACGTTTCATTTCATGAGAATAGGTTTAACATTGCTTGGAGAGTAATGAAGGGAATGATAAACTTAGGAAAGTAGCATTACCGTGTTTGGTTGACATTGGAATGgaatgtgattatttttttttttacaataataattatttgtttttataaaatactaataattctatattttttttttctttctaagtgtttaaaataattttatttattatttttcatataattttataaaaaaaaattaataataataaataattataaaaagtaaatttatatacaaattgataatatattttcatataaataaagtatataaaaaaataagaaaaatacttcatagtttaaatatttttatatacattagtattcatatataaaaaaaaaaaacaattttaaaatgCAAAAGTTTGTGTTTGCCAATTGCCAATAGCATTGGAAATAGGAATGTCagtcgggccgggccgggccgggcccgcCACAAACCCGGCCCGGACCGACATCACtttggcccggcccggcccggcccgattCCTTCTTTTGGCCTAGCGGGTCAAGCCCGGCCCGAGATAATTGGGCCGGGTTAGGCCCGacccggttttttttttttttttagaatacttattattttgttttgtttcatttGGGTATTTAATTTTGGTGGTGGTTGAGACAATTCATTATAGAcaccttttttatatattatgttattttagagagagaaaatttGATGAGAAAATAGATAATGCATCAAAACCCAccattgattattattattatttgtcctcttttttttttattttctttctaaaaattattattattattattaggaagtGGTTAGTTATAACTATTATACTATTACAATATGACATGCCTTATTAAAAgggatttcttttttctttggttTTGTCTTGTTTTGAGTCATGGGTAATGGGAGAACTATTATGTTGTTTGATTATGTTTTAAaacaatattataataattatgtaagtcaatttatttttaatgaagaGAATTATAAGGGTGTGATggtaatgtttttttttcaattttactttaataatagATAAGGTTGGAAACTAAGGTTTTCAATGAATAATTgcatttttgttataatgaataaatgaGTGATTCAATTATGCATAATAGAGGAAAGTTTGAGATTGTACTTTTGTTACTAACAATGTTTAATACATCAATAATAACTACCAACCATAAACTCAAATATAATAACTAGTAACCATAAGTACTAAACACTACAATTTGTTCTCATCCATGTCCTCACTCATATACTAAAAAGAACAATGTACTCTCTAATCATCAAGATCAACTACGTAAGGCtcctgcaaaaaaataaaaacagaaaaaagtattaataataaaaataaataatttatttgataaattacaAAAACTTAACTAATTACCATTGTTGGATCAACATCATTATCTTCATCATTCACTGTtgctgttaaaaaaaataaaataaatattaattctaattaagaaataaaaaaatgtatataaatatatatttacaattgTTAAATAATATCTACCTTTTTTGTCAGTCTTCAACCAATTTTGTGTACATACTAATGCTTCTAATGTAGAAGGATGAAGTCTCGATCGATGTGAACTCACGTGCCTACCACCAGTGCTGAATGTAGATTCCGAAGCAACAGTGCTAACAGGCACAGCAAATACATCCTTGGCAATCATACTCAACAAAGGGTATTTGAGGCCCGTCACCTTCCAATAGTTGCATATATCAAATGACTCTTCAGTCCTAGGTATCAAGTTCTCCTCTAAATATAAATCCAGTTCAGACTTCATATTCTCTACTCGATAGGAAGCTCTAACAAATCTATCAAAGTTAGAAAGGGCATCCAATCGGCGTGTTGAAGACGATGTTGATACATTTTCTTCTTGAACCCTTCTTTCTCTCAAATGAGGAAACTTAGACCCGTACTCCTCTAGTAGCTCGCAACAAAGCTCACGAACCTTCGCAATTTCAGTTACATATTGCTCATCTCCATAAATTACAGGGAAATAGTATTCGAGCAACATGAACTTGTACCTCGGGTCTAAAACAACCGCCACACACATAAGCCCGTGAATCTCTCGCCAATATTTCTGGAACTTGGACATCATTTGAGTTGCCATGTCCTTAATAAAAGGCACCTCTGATAACATCCATGATTCAATGTTGGTCTTAATTTCacatatttttggaaaaaaatattGGCGGTAGGGTACTTTGTTCCAGAAATTAATTCGGTTACTTCATGAAACAACTCTAACTTATCACACAATTGTTGAGCATTTTGCCAATCAATTTCTGAAGGGGCACACCTCAAACGCAACTCCCGCAGCCTTGCACGTTCAAATACTGTCTTGTAGGATAAAGCTGTGCTAAGCATTAGAAAAGTTGAATTCCACCTCGTTACACAATCAAGTGATATTTTTTTGGTGTATGGTACTCCAAGTTGACGAGCAGTGTCTTCAAATTTTTCATGTATTTTTGGTGTGCCCGACCAATAAGCAACACTGTCTCGAATTTTGTCAACACTATCACCAATGACAGATAAGCCTTCTTTGacaattagatttaaaatatgtgCACAACAACGCACATGTAGCAACTTTCCCTTCAAAATAAAACTGTCAGGCTCAAATTGTCCTTTCAAAAGATCAATCATGGAATCATTGGCAGTACAGTTATCGAGAGTCACTGTACTGATCTTGTCTTCTATTTTCCAATCATTAAGACAAGATCTTAAGGCCTCAAGTAGTGCTGGAGCATCGTGAGGACACGGAACATACTTAAAACTCAATATCTGACTGTGTAAGCTCCAAGAATCATCAATAAAATGAGCTGTTACAGCCATATATCCCCTCTTCTGATGATTTGCAGTCCACATGTCACTGGTTATGGCTATTCTGCTCCTacttttttccaaattttgcCTGCACTTTTCTTTCTCAGTTTTATACATTTTCATAATGTCTGACCTAATTGTATTCCTTGACACCATTTGAAACATGGGACATAAAGTGCTTGAATATTCTATAAACCCGCTATGCTCAACCATAGACAAGGGATATTCGTGCTTAACGATCATTTGAGCCAATTTGGTCCTTGCTAAATCAGgatcaaaattaaaagaaaccgAAGGGCTTGCAGTTGCACTAGGATTAGCGGCAAGTTGGGCCTTTCTTACAGGACACGTTTTCACGTGAGAATTTAAATACCTAGTCCCACTAGAACACTATATCATCATTCTCGTGAACATAATCACTTTACATATAACCCATAATATAATCATAAATATTATGTactagtattatatatatatacatgcatgaGATTCAGACTACACGTGtaatcaatatatattatatatatacacattctaCCATCAATTTAtataagtttttcttttttctagaAGAAATGGGATCGAGTTATAGGTGAAAATTCcagaattaattatatttatatatatagcaaaTACATGTACCGGGAttcaattaattagttaattaatgaataaatatcattttaaataataatacgttgatgagtttaattttaattaaatttgcttcggttaaaaataaaatagaaattaaaccaCAATTTGTTAGCCAATAATCATTAAAACTGAACTAATACTAATCAGAAACTAAACCCAGACTCTAATTTCAAACAGATccataaaaaagagaaaaaaaaatccagATCTTAAACTAAACCGATCGAAAACATGTCAACAGAATAATCAAAGAGCAAGCTTTTTTTGCTTTGTTTGAAATAAAACTGAGTAGTAAATCAATGAAAGGTAAGCAGAATAAAAAGCATAAAATCAATGAGTGATCTGAAacaagaaagagagaagagaagagattaCCAGGGAAGGGagaggagagaaagagaggcgGCGGAGAAAGGGAGAAATGAAGGTGGAGCTTCAGTCTCCTCTAAATAGCAGATGAGGCAAAGAGTAGAGATAGTTTCGGGCATATcggtttaggtttttttttttaatatttaaaaccgggccgggccgggcccgaCCCGAAATAATATAtaccgggccgggccgggccgggccagaAGCCCGATAAGAGCCCGAATAATTCGGGCCACGGTCGGCCCGTCGGGCCgggggcccggcccggcccgcgaAAATAGCCCAAATTGACATTCCTAATTGGAAAGTGAAAATCACATTTTTATTAGGTTTTTCTTGCCAGCCAAACTAAAGCCCACTACTTTCACTTAGccaacattaaaatattaaaaatctaACCAAATATAGgaaactttcatctatgttagaatttttttactaaaattagacaaaagtccttaaatttaacaatctcaatagtttagagagaatttttaacggccaaaaaagttcagggggcacgatttagtacatgtcaaagttcaggggaaaaCATTATTAATTAgccttatattaaattatatgggacccgatacttagttggaccaatagcgatattgacacataggagggtgctagacactattggtgccctttagcatttcttttagtaattttatgttggaaatattttaccaggatctagatttactaccaagtatgtttcattaacatcctaatatgaactctaaaacaatgtaataaacacatataaagtttagtaaaccttacattgggtgcagcggaatataatgactccttccattcagatctctagcccttgattcctttctgtagcagagcattatcaagatctcgatctggatctctttctctccttcctttgatgctgattctccttcttgttgtttggattcttcacagtcttacacactatgattgagataccacttgatgtgtgtgggcactactctatcactcaaggctatttcgaaattgaagagaggaaaagagagagagagagagaagggcgGCAAtggctttctctgaaagaaacaatgtgcaagtcatagtttcctgaagccaacactttctatttatagaatgccaactaggtttatgttagaattgtatggcattaaaataatggaaaaataaatggtaaaaggcttgcatagtggccgaccatataaggaaattgggcctcactttgtaactttcccattttgttatttttcaatcctattttctcaaaaatgctaattttctaatttaaccatttaaatgccaattctaattatttaataactaaaaaataattattatataatattgtcatttaatatattcattaattggacatataaagtcccttaattaataaataaacctagaatctcttttctttacaatttcgcccttgcttagtgaaaattcataaagtagacatagtctaactttagaattataatggattaatcaaaatcaattaactgagtcttacaagcagtatggtctcaactagtatggggaccatggacctatattaaccaagcttccaataagtcgaaccgaatttaccaagtaaattccctaacttattaattccttattgaatccacacttagaacttggaattgcactctcagtcatatagaacgctctatatg from Cannabis sativa cultivar Pink pepper isolate KNU-18-1 chromosome 2, ASM2916894v1, whole genome shotgun sequence encodes:
- the LOC133035043 gene encoding zinc finger BED domain-containing protein DAYSLEEPER-like: MLSEVPFIKDMATQMMSKFQKYWREIHGLMCVAVVLDPRYKFMLLEYYFPVIYGDEQYVTEIAKVRELCCELLEEYGSKFPHLRERRVQEENVSTSSSTRRLDALSNFDRFVRASYRVENMKSELDLYLEENLIPRTEESFDICNYWKVTGLKYPLLSMIAKDVFAVPVSTVASESTFSTGGRHVSSHRSRLHPSTLEALVCTQNWLKTDKKATVNDEDNDVDPTMEPYVVDLDD